A segment of the Gavia stellata isolate bGavSte3 chromosome 27, bGavSte3.hap2, whole genome shotgun sequence genome:
TTGCACCTGTCCTTGTGATGCAAGATTACCCTCATTTCTCACAATTTCTTGTCGGGCTTTATACGAACTTGTGCACTAGCTGAACCCCACCTGCCTCAAACAATGCTCTTTGGCATCTTTTTCAGATGTTGTGGTTGCACCACCTACCACATAAACGAGAGCTAGTTTTCTACTGACAAATGGTGCAATACCTTTTATTGCTACTGTGACTAGTGATTTATGTGCAGGGAAGCCATCGTGCTGCTACAATAAATTCTACAGGAGCTAAGTCCTTATGTATACGAAGGATTCATGCAGTGTTATGGTAACCTCTGGACGTAAAATTAAGCATCCTTAATGCCCTCAGtttgaagttttttaaaaatacacagagcaGCCTGTACTACATAACGACATCTTTGTTTGCAATCGTGAGGAAATCTGGAACAGAAGAGCACAAAGTATGGCACTATAAAACAGAACTGCCCAATCGCCTTACCCAAGGAAGGGGAAGACTGAGCGCTACTGTTCATGAGAGAAAAGTGCAGCGTCACCTACAGCATCTATTCTACGGGCCCATCAAAAACTACCTCTGCTCCCGCTAGAAATCTGACTGTCAGGATCCGCTTCCCGTGCGAGTGCAGTGCCAGCAGGGCTGGGTCTTGCGCCTGCCTGGGCTGAGCACCGCTACAGAAAGCGGGCGCTGCTAGCAACGAGGCAGCGGCGCTGCCGTAGGTAGTTTGAAGCGAGAGTGGTTGACTTCCCTCTCCGCTGGCGCCTAGCTACCCCCTGCCTCAGGCTCGGGGGCGCTTCCTGGACAGCCCCGAGGGCTCCGGGACCGCTCCGGGCAGGGCCGTGGGAGCGGAGCTCCACAGCGGAGGGGAAACGCGCGCCGTAAAGCGCGGCCGCGGGGGAGGGGCGGTGCCGTCCCGGCCTCCCTCCCGCAGCCCGCTCGTGCAGCGGCCAACGCCGCCGTGACCGCCCTTCTGGGCGGTGCGGGGGGCGGCCGCTTCCGCCGGCGAATCTCGGGGGGCCGGCTCCGGGACGGACGGCCGCCCGCCGCGCGGGACGACGTCAccgaggccgggccgggcgccgcTGGAGGTAAGGCCGCCGGGCGGGGGAGCGGTGCCGGTGGGTGCCGGTGAGCGCGGGTGTCGCTGCGCACTGGCGGCTCGGGGCGAACGGTGGGCCCGGGGCGGTgagggggcggcgggcccgCCCCGGGGCGGTTGCGCAGCGCGTGCGGCGCGGCTCGTTCTCGGCTGGCACGAGCGTTTGGGGGGTGGCGGCCCTTGCTCGGGGTCGGGGTCGGCCTTTTCCCTGCCACGCCGATGTGCGTGGTGCGTTTGGAGCCCTCGGTACTCACTGCAGAAAAATCGGCATCGGATTCtgccagagaaggaaaaacttaTCTCAGCGTAGAGGTGCCCGGGAGGAGCGGTGATGACCGGGCCCTGCCCGCCACACACGTTTGCTGTGCGCGCACGTTGGGCTGTGCAGATAGCAGGCGACAGAACCAGCATCGCCGAGGCCCTGCAGATGGAGATGCGCGGTTGTTGGCGTAACGAACGTCAAGTGCCAAAAATCACAAATAACCGTCGACAGCAAAAGCTAACAGCCATGTAATTGTTTTCCACGCTGAAGGAGAGGTTTCCTGCTTTGACGCTGTTGAGATCAGAGGGTGGATTCACCTGAGGACAGGCTTAAGTCCTTTAAAGATGTCCTCTAGTGAACGATTCACAAGTTGAGGAAAATGGGCGATGAGGAGTGTAGGCTCAGCTCACAGTTTTATGCTGACTTTCTGCTGGACCAGTGACACGCTTTCAATAATAGTCTTTCATTCCAAGTAATTGCAGATCACCATGTGTGTTTTTCAGCTATGCAGACGGGTTCTTTTGTTCTGTCGCTATAACATTGCCGCTTACGACTCACAATACGGTCTCTTTGCAGTGCACATGGTACAGAGCAGGAACGTAAAGAAGGATCTAGCATGAAATGAAACTAATAGATGAGTATAGGGAGATCAACACCCTGGGTGCAAATGGCAAGGTGTCTCAGTAGTGAGGGGTGGTGCTAGCACAGCTGTGTTGTCATGTTTCTGTGAAAGGGTTGTTAGAGCGTTTGTCATGAATCTGATTGGGTTTTtgttatgtcttttttttctggtacaTCTCTCCTCATTTTTAACAAATTCTTATCATGAGGGAATTACTTTGACCTGAAGGCTGATAAAGGTATTCCTGCAAAGTAAGTTCTCTGCTTATGAAAGACATGGGTCCTAAGAAGTCTTCAGTAATTTGTGAAAACATTGTCGAGGGGAACACCGGTGCGGGTATCTTTGTAAAATCTCCATACGTTTCTCCTTCTGTTGTTCTATTTAGGGGACTCTGTATCTAATGAGCTTTCCCGACAAAATGCAGCTTGCTGTTGGTGCCTTGTGAGATGGGGGTAGTCAAGGCACGTAGTTACAATTGCGAATCGCTTGTATGCGATTCGTAAGCTTTATCATAAACTTAGACTGAGGTCCTGATTCATCTTAATTCAGCTCGAGTGTATTGCAGGTAAATGTAAACCCATTGTTGGTATGGGAACTCCTGGGAAGTGTGACATGTCTGACTgctaattgttttaaatatttcaatctTAATCCCCGATGACGATAGGCAATGCCCAGGTAACCAAGGTAGGATCTCTGGTGTCTTATTTGTGCAAAGACGGAGGAGACATGCCCATAAAATGTACATGCCTCATGTCAAGAGATGGAGAGAAAAGGTTGTAACTAATACGAAGGCTGCACTCAGTATGTGAAACGTTGAGAAATGGTTTGAACTTCAGTAAGTGAAATTAAGCAAAGTTTTTCTTACTCAACCATTTTATTCTGagctatttttcttccagacGCCTACCCGTGATGATTCCACCATGTGCAACAACCCCTGTCAGCGATGCTGTGCTCTTGCCAAGCGTGGCTTCTCAGGAAATCTGGAGGTCACAAGTTTCAGGCTATTCTGGATCGGTCACAGGGCACATAAGTCATCGGGCTAACAACTTCAAGAGACATCCGAAAAGGACAAAACACATCCGCCCTTCGCCACCACCGCCGCCAAATACTCCATGTCCTATTGATTTGATTGACTTCGGGGATCTCCAGCCTCAGAGGTCTTTCCTAGAACTCCTGTTTAATGGGTGCATTCTCTTTGGGCTCGAGTTCAGCTATGCCATGGAAACAGCCTATGTTACACCTGTACTGCTTCAGATGGGGCTTCCAGACCAACTGTATGGAATGGTGTGGTTCATCAGCCCTATATTAGGTAACTTTCCTTTATGCTATTTCTTCCCTCTTGATTTTTTCACTGTACGGGGGtcatatgtttttcttttctctaccTCAGCTGTTCACAAGTATATTCTGTGTGCTCTCGAGGTTAAGAAGCACTAGCCTTAATATTAGAAAACTGAATGGAGAATAATTCTTGCTGTGTCTTGCCTGAAATGGGCTCGGTGTGATCAAAAGGTCTGTTCTTTTAATGACTTCTCAACCTCTAACATCTTGTGCTAGGGTAAGGTTTGGTTACTCCATCCCTATGTTTAAAAACTAGCAAAAGAGAGTCAGCGTATCCATTTACATGCCTGTGAAAAAAAGCATACAGAGACAGTTCTCAAGGGTGTATGAAAAAAGCAGAGTGGGATTGCCTTCTCCTGTTTaactttctgaaacaaatgagGCGTTCCAACAACGAAAGACCATCGGCCACTACTATTATGGGCACTGAATTACTTGCCATAGCACGGAGGTAGGGCTGGGACCGTATCCATTACTATGGGAAGAACCGTAGGATGGGCTATTACCGCTTGGAAACTTTGTTGTGCCTGTTCTCGTACTCGTGGGAAGTGCTTCAGAAGAAGAGACGAGATAGGCCCCTACTCCCAGGCTGGCTCGGAGTAATAAAGGTACCCTTCCAACTTGCATATTTGTTTCCTGCTATCTTCTAAGCTCGTTCTGCAGGGGATTTCCTATCTAAGATGGGGTAAATGAAGTAGCTTGTAAGGAAGAGTGTGTTTTAGAACGTAAAACTTTTGTATTCTAACTCTGCACCTCATGTCAAACTCTGCTGTATTAATGATGCAGAGTGAACTGCCATGACAGTGAGCAGCGGCACATTACGTTATTCGGTCCTCGACCTGGGAAATACCAGGAAGTACAGTGTGTGTGCACCTGGCTTGCTAATACCGTCTGGGGTTATCACTATGCTATGGTGTCCTGCCTTTAAGCGTGCCTCTCAAGCTACCTACTTTAACTCCCCTGTGAAACAGGTTTGTAGAAATACGCTATTTATtggtgattctttttttctagggTTCTTGCTACAGCCTTTGCTGGGGGCCTGGAGTGACAGATGCACATCAAGATTTGGGAGGAGAAGACCTTTCATTCTGGTCTTAGCAGTAGGTGCGTCTTCTAGAAACGACGGGCATAACACTTGTAAAGTAGAAACATTGCATATCTCTCTTCTGTGACATCCCCTGCGGCACTAGACTGAACAAAACGCCTCTGAATTGTTGGGTATTGTGGGTCTGAAGAAGGTGGTGAATGGCACCGAGGTGATGCTTTGGCAGCCGGAGATCCACACGTAAAAGATTCTCTTGTCATAGTTTGAAGAGATGATGTTTTGAGGGtcaagaatgtttttctttggcCAAAAACAACTCCAGGCATTTGTAAGCTTGAACAGTGGAAAAAGATTATGTACATCCTATAAGGCACGCTCATTCCCCAGACTGTGGTGATCTGAACAAGAGCCGTAGTGCTTGCCGCAAGGCTgtgcaggtagtgcttttagAGCATGGAATgatgcaggtttttttgcttacGACAGTCGATTGATTGattttgatttggttttattcCCAGGAGCGTTGCTTGGGCTCTCGCTTATGCTGAATGGCAAAGATATGGGGAGTGCCTTGTCCGACACTGCAAATAATCACAAATGGGGGATCGTTCTTACAGTCTGTGGTGTTGTCCTCATGGACTTCAGTGCAGATTCAGCAGACAATCCTAGTCATGCCTACATGATGGATGTATGCAGCCCAGTGGATCAAGACAGGGGCCTCAACATCCACGCTTTGTTAGCAGGTATGCTTTCCTGGTGCTTTCTGGGTGATGTGAACCCTAAGTAAACAAGCCCTGCTGTGAGAAGGCAGAGTGTAAATCACTGGTCTTTTCCTTTATAAGCATAATAATCAAATATCTGGAGAGGTAGCAGTAAttaactttgaaaacaaacttaTGTTTAGTGTAAAAGGCTTTTGTAACTACCGAAAGTCAAACAAGACACAGTCTCTCATGTCATTTAGAACACCTATGGAAGCAAAATTATCCCTCGAGGGAGGAGGTTCAGCTTCCTGCAGAGGTGAAAAATGCCCTTTTTAGTCGCTGTATTGGAGGGGAGAGCGCATACTGGGCGCTATAATCCCTTATTGCTGTCACCTTCAATTGCTGTACTGCCCTAGTCTAGTTTTCCACTCCATCAGGAGACTGTTTTATGCTCTTGAATGTGTTCATAAGAAAGAAAGGATAGCGTCGTAAGGCTTTCACCATGTGAATGGAGTGAGAGAGGTTATCTGGTGCCCTCAGAACTTCCCTGTTCCTCAGTAGTAATGCAGTGGCAGTTTTGTATGCTGTCGAGATGTTGCTGAGTAATGAGCTTGCTGCGTTTCTGAAGAGGTTTGGTCTGTCTTGGACGCAGTTAGATCTGCATTCCTCTAGCTGAGTGAGGAAAATGGATTTTCACTTACTTTCAGGAAAACAGTCTTAGCTGACTGATTGCAGAGCCTTGCCACGAGGCTGGGGGACACTTCTGTTTTACGGACTGAAATAGCTGAAGGTAGAGTGGTTTGTTCTTAGCAAAGAAAGAACTAcgatttttaattatttgtatcATTACTTTTACAGCACTGatcttctccctctttctgtaCCGTGTTTCTACATCCAGACTGTTCTTGTGGCGCGGATAACTGTGTTTATTACTGCATTTGAATTGAAAAGGGGTTGAGTGGTAAATCAGGAGTAACATGTTGGATTCTACTTACGAATCATTAGACAAATGGTGCTGTGCTGTTACTGACTTCCAGGATTGTCTAGGGAAGATAACCTTGGCTCTGTTTTTCCACCAGGTCTTGGAGGTGGCTTTGGTTATGTTGTTGGAGGAATACACTGGGATAAAACCAGTTTTGGGAAAGCTGTGGGAGGGCAACTTCGTGTCATCTATGTCTTCACCTCAGTTATACTGACTATCACAACTGTGCTGACTCTAATTAGCATTCCAGAAAGACCCTTACGGACCTttagcaggaagaaaaaggtgatGAAGAGTCCAagtcttcctctccctccttctccaccTCTCTTCTTTGAGGAGGGTGTAAATGAAAACTTTGCTTCTCATAGCTCAGCTCGCTTATATGCAAGTTTTACGAGTCCCGTTTCCCCCCTCAGCCCACTCACACCCAAATATGGCAGTTTTATCAGCAGAGACAATTCCTTGACAGGAATTAACGAGTTTGCGTCATCATTTGGGACTTCAAATATTGACAGTGTGCTTATAGACTGTTTTACAGGCGGGCACAATAGCTACTTAGCACTTCCAGCTAGCTTGCCCAGGCAGCCTGTCAGCGTCAGCTTTCCTCGGGTGCCTGATGGCTGTTACCAAGGAGAAAATGGAGTTCTGGAGCAAGGGGAGAGCAGCATAACGCCAGGGCCTGATGGTGAGGCGCTAAGGGTGGGCTCGCTGGATGCGATAAAGCCACGGTCATCAGGGATCCTGAAAAGACCTCAGACCTTGGCCATTCCAGATATTGTAACGGGACACTGTCCAGaaaatagcagaagaagaaacGTAACCTTCAGCCAGCAGGTAAGGGCAGAAAATTAATGATATGGCCATGTAAACCTGAGCATTCATTTAatctctttgtttagttttaaaTGTGTGGTGCACAAATTCCTCATTAAAGACTGCTCATGACAGTTTGCTCATAAAAGTCATTATGGGAAGAGCATACCTGCTATGACTTTATCACTAAAATAGTGGGTAGAATGTGAATTATGACTGGCAGTCTGTCAACTGCCTTTGTTAAGATGGCAGAAACGGGAGCGTTCTGCTCTCGTCGGGCCACGTGTGAAAGTTAGGTCGGTATTTTTAGCCCTGATTCGCCACCCAGGGAGCTACCACGTGAGAGCagaaaaagacacatttttattGAGCCTGTATCTtccctttccacagaaataCCCGCAAGATAGGGCCAGGGATAGGATTCTCCCATGAGCTTCTCCTTATGGCAGTCATTACATCTGGTTCCACCAGGGAGGTGAGGTTTCCCTTACCCAGGGGTAAGACTCTGACCTCACCTCTCACTGTTGGTGATAACTTGGAATGTCTGAGACCTCTGTATGCTGGCCCATATTTTTATGATCCGGGATGAGGTAAACTGTCCTCtgttgttgtggggttttttggtttttttttgggggggggcctatgtgtgtgtgtgtgatttttttgtttgtttgggtttttttgtttgtttgttgctgttgctgtaCTTTGACTCAGTTTGTGAGAGCAGACTTCATTAGGACCAGGATTTTACATACTGAGCACATAGAGATCAAGCATCAAGGTTAGCAAGCAGTGAGAATGTCAGTTAAAATTGGCCTCTTCTTCCTCGATGTCTCTAAGACTTTAGGAACCAAATTCACCTGAATGTGGGTACAGCACCTattaaatgcaatgaaattTATGCCTTCCCTACGCTAGCATCTGGATGTGGTTGCCAAATACCCCGGAGAAGTGAAGAGTACTGTTTCAAGTATACTGAAAGCTGCAGTGCAGTGCTGCCATTTAACACTTGTTCCAAGGCTGGACTTAGAGCTTAGCTAAATACACTGTTCTTAATCTCCAAGTCAATAtactgcagcagcagagttTAACTTTCAGATTATCACATAGGTGTGTAATATTGCATAGGTTTGCTCAAAGgatgtttgtgtttttcttactgtgtttgTTGACCTGGGAGTTCTTATGGTGCAGGTTGCTAATATCTTGCTGAATGGTGTTAAGTATGAGAGCGAGCTGAATGGATCAGGCGAGACCTCTGAGCAGCCACTCTCCGTGAAACAACTTTGTTCGATGATCTGCCAGATGCCCAAGGCTCTTCGTAACCTCTGCATCAACCACTTCCTAGGTATTCAGAAAGTGCTGTCTTGCTTTCACTGTGAAGTAGTCTACCTCGgctgaatgtttttaaatattctatTGCTGCCATGGCTGCTAACTAGAAAGGATGTGATTTGTTCCATACACGCTCACCAATAAGGTACTTCCTGGTATTTAGTTTCTTAGAACgctgagaaagggaaaaaaccccaacaaaacaacaaaacagtaAAGCCTACATTCCTAGAAAGGGAATAACAACGGCTTAAATCAGCACATCTGTTAAATGGAATGTTTACACCGGGAGGAGAAAGGCCACTGAACCGAGAGCTTGAAACTGTcgacatttttttttttttttttttaaaaacgcTCTGAAGCTGGCATTATAGAGCAGAAAGATGAGATTAGTTGTATTTCCCTGCTTACACCTGAGACCGGCGTTCACTTTCCTCCCTTTGACAGCATGTGCATAGGGGTCCCAGAACAGGCCGTGAGGCGGTGCGGAACGCGACACTGCAGGAGTGACCGTAACCTGTGCACTGTTACCTTTAGTCTTACCAGTGCGTGACTGATGGTTAGAAAGGGCTTGCAAGCAATCCAGTTTACACAGAATTGGACAGAAGATAACAGGTAGTTAATACTCATTGGCTGTGAAAGGATTTAAGAAATTGCCTGCATCAGTGGCCCCGATGCCGGTTTGTAAGTAGGAGTTTTTAATTGTGTTGGAGGCGCTCTAGAGGCTGCAACCATGACAGAAGAAGCACTCTTCCAGTTCTATGTGGGAGGCCAACAGCAAACTGGAACGACTGTGTGATGAGCCACTCTGTGAAACTGAGCGTTGTGTCTTGTCAAAGCCTAAAGGCAGCTCAGACTGCTGTAATCTATTTTTCTATCTTGCTAAACCAGTATTCTGTGGCCTGCAGTCAGCCTCTAGGATTCCACTTAGAAATTCAAGGGATAAATCCTCGTCTTTAAAATCCTGAGTGTCTCTGACAAACGTTGTAGCTTAATGCACGGGGAACAGCAGTCTCAGATAAATGTGGCTGAACGTTATGTAATACTCATGTTGCTCAACCTGTTTTCAGCTGCGATTTGTAGTATAGCTAATAGCATCTATGTAAGCTTACAAGGGGAAACAGGTACTCTGCAATCCTAACAGGTTACTTCTGGCTTCTTTTAGGATGGCTTTCGTTTGAGGGGATGTTACTCTTCTATACCGACTTCATGGGAGAAGTAGTGTTTCAAGGGAATCCGAAAGCGCCTCACAACTCAGATGAGTATCAGAAGTACAACGCTGGGGTCACCATGGGCTGCTGGGGAATGTGCATCTATGCATTCAGTGCTGCTGTCTATTCAGGTACTTGGTACAGCCATCTTAGCCACTGCTGTGAGAAAGATGCAGCCGCTCATTAAGCGGTCTTTCTGCAGCAAGTAGTCCGGCATTTATATTGCGCATAGCCTACCACGTGGCACGAGTGCTGAAGCAGTGTTCTTTTTCACTGTATTGTCTCTGCTAGTTAGCTTGGCCTGCACTGACAGCAGATGTGGTCAGCGGTCCAGTGAAGACACATCTGTTAGTATATAGTTCCTTTCGCAAGTGGCATTTTCAACGTACGTTGAACCCAGAAATACACGCAGCTACCATAGGCACAGGTCTGGCACAGCAGCACTCAGTGCCCGTATGTCCCTGGCAGAGCACCCCGGTGTCATGCACCACCCCAGCACCTTGTCGTGTGTGTCGTGTGTCCCACCCCGCCCCCAACAGTTCCCATTTACCCCTTTGGGACAAGGGGCGCTGCCAGGCTTCAGCTCTGCCGTGCCCTCCACACAGGTAGGCTGCAACGTGGCAGTGGGATTTGGAAGGGGTCCTTGGCACTCACGTGCCAATTACTCAAAGGCGTTAATGGTTGCCGCTGAGACCTGGCTGCCTACCGGCCGGCCTGTGGGCCCCGAAGGCGCACCCCTCGGGTCCACTGACCGGCTAGCGGCAGGGAGGGCCGCAGTGCACCCCCAATACGGTGCCATTGTATTGCAGCCatgctggagaagctggaggagCGGTTCAGCACACGAACGCTGTACTTTGTGGCCTATTTGGCCTTCGGGCTGGGCACGGGGCTGGCCACGCTCTCCAGAAACGTCTACCTGGTGCTGTCACTGTGCGCTACCTACGGCATCCTCTTCGCCACGCTCTGCACACTGCCCTACTCTCTGCTCTGTGACTACTACCAGAGCCGCGAGGTGAGCCCtgagccggggaggggggagggccACCTCCGGCGCCCCCTTATGTTGTGTCCCCTGCAGTTCATAGGCTCGCAGGTGGAGGGCACACGGCGTGGGATGGGCGTTGACATTTCCCTGCTGAGCTGCCAGTACTTCCTGGCGCAGATCCTCGTGGCCTTGGCCATGGGGCCGCTGACGGCAGCTGTGGGCAGCGCCAGTGGAGCCATGTACTTCGCCAGCCTGGTGTCCTTCCTGGGCTgtctcttctcctccctctgcgTCACCTACGAGTCGCCGCCCGccgaggagctgctgcctgccgAGGAGCAGCGCCCGCTCTTGCCCCATGCGCGGAACGAATAAATGGGAGAAGCCGCCACAGCCTCCGCTCCTCATTGTGTCGCCCTCACCCTCCGCGGCGTGGTGGGCTCATGCGCCCCTGGGACGGCAGCAGTGGGCACAGCAAACGGCGAGAAGGTCTGCGCTGGCTTCACTGAGCTTTCCCCTGCTCGTGGGAGGATGAGGGGCGAGTTGGTGGCGCCCGGCACCGCTCATCCTTCCCCTGAGGCAGCAAAGGCCTGTCTGTGCCCCCGGGGCCAGAGCAACAGGGAGCGGTGGAGTCAGCATGGGACCATTCCCTCCAGCTGCCCCACGGTGCCGTCATTCCCAGGGtgaggtgggggggaagagcagCGTTGTCTCGCCTGAGGCAGGTGACCGGGAAGTCTGGTGCCTGGGTAGAGCTACCACAATCTCTGGAGCGGCAGCGAGCTGCAGGGCTCCACACGCCGCTGCTGGCACTGCCACTGTCGGAGCACTGGGGCTGTGGCTCTCCGCCAGCTTCGTGGACAGAAGGTTCCATCTCACGTCCGGGCAGAGCGCCCCGGTCCTTGGTCGCCGAGGGCAGCAGTGACTCCTGCGAGGCCTTGAGGAGCGGCGGGGCTTACCTGCGGGTCCCGGCCTCTGCCTGTGGTAGGCCTGGCTCTGGAGGGTGCTTTTCAAAACTTTGGAAAGGCTGAGAGCGACTGATCTTGCTCGGGTGGCCTAAGTACTCTGTCAGGTGCCACGGCCGGGCTACTGGGTGTGCAGAGCTCCCACCAGCAGAAGTGCTCCAAGAACTGCTCCGGGGTGAAACTGCAGTGGGCTGGCTCCCAAACCCTGCTCTGTAGGTTCTGGCTGCGGTCCATGGTGATGGTTGCCAATATGTGCATATTTCCTTCCACGCTGGACTTTTAACTAAGACTGTAAGGGCTTCTGATGACTTAGCAGGAGGATGGGCAGTTGTCTGTAACCCAGCTTTGGGGAGAAGGGCCTTTTTGCATCAGCTTCCCTTGGGTAGAAGCTTACTCTGAAAGTTAAGTtgagaatttaagaaaaataatttgtgtgaAAGCCTGCAGCACCTCATCCTTGTTTTTTATACAGTTGTAccttgtaacattttaaaatctgcatgGACATCAGTAATTAAGTACTTGTTAGCTAGAGCTGCATCTT
Coding sequences within it:
- the SLC45A1 gene encoding proton-associated sugar transporter A, which encodes MIPPCATTPVSDAVLLPSVASQEIWRSQVSGYSGSVTGHISHRANNFKRHPKRTKHIRPSPPPPPNTPCPIDLIDFGDLQPQRSFLELLFNGCILFGLEFSYAMETAYVTPVLLQMGLPDQLYGMVWFISPILGFLLQPLLGAWSDRCTSRFGRRRPFILVLAVGALLGLSLMLNGKDMGSALSDTANNHKWGIVLTVCGVVLMDFSADSADNPSHAYMMDVCSPVDQDRGLNIHALLAGLGGGFGYVVGGIHWDKTSFGKAVGGQLRVIYVFTSVILTITTVLTLISIPERPLRTFSRKKKVMKSPSLPLPPSPPLFFEEGVNENFASHSSARLYASFTSPVSPLSPLTPKYGSFISRDNSLTGINEFASSFGTSNIDSVLIDCFTGGHNSYLALPASLPRQPVSVSFPRVPDGCYQGENGVLEQGESSITPGPDGEALRVGSLDAIKPRSSGILKRPQTLAIPDIVTGHCPENSRRRNVTFSQQVANILLNGVKYESELNGSGETSEQPLSVKQLCSMICQMPKALRNLCINHFLGWLSFEGMLLFYTDFMGEVVFQGNPKAPHNSDEYQKYNAGVTMGCWGMCIYAFSAAVYSAMLEKLEERFSTRTLYFVAYLAFGLGTGLATLSRNVYLVLSLCATYGILFATLCTLPYSLLCDYYQSREFIGSQVEGTRRGMGVDISLLSCQYFLAQILVALAMGPLTAAVGSASGAMYFASLVSFLGCLFSSLCVTYESPPAEELLPAEEQRPLLPHARNE